The following is a genomic window from Thermococcus sp..
TCTGAAGGGGATTCCTATCTCTCTGAGCTTGGGCTTTAACGCTACCCTCCTTCTGAAGATCCCGGGATGGGCGTAGACGTCTATTTCCACCTTCCGCGCTTCAAGGAACGCCCTCAACCCACCTGTGTGGTCGTAGTGACCGTGGGTGATGAAAATCGCGTCGATGTCATCGGGAGAGATCTCCAGCGTCTCCATGTTGTGGAGGAGAACCCTTCCATCCGTCCCGGTATCGACGAGCACCCTTTTACCCCTGTGCTCAACCAGCGCGGAAAAGCCGTGATATCCGAGGAGCCCTTTCCTGTATCCTGCGTGGTTCTCGAAGAGGATGGTGAGCTTCAT
Proteins encoded in this region:
- a CDS encoding MBL fold metallo-hydrolase, which codes for MKLTILFENHAGYRKGLLGYHGFSALVEHRGKRVLVDTGTDGRVLLHNMETLEISPDDIDAIFITHGHYDHTGGLRAFLEARKVEIDVYAHPGIFRRRVALKPKLREIGIPFR